Proteins found in one Bacteroidota bacterium genomic segment:
- the murB gene encoding UDP-N-acetylmuramate dehydrogenase, producing MNGLVLEALRKLTRGEVRLQEPMARHTSLRIGGPADVFVVPRDKEDSAQIVEWLQSRAIPHFILGRGTNILVGDAGIRGVVVAIQDSLEYLHIEGARVTVGAGYSLPKLVLECLRRGLGGIEGLGGVPGSVGGAVIMNAGAYGVELFDYLLHVELIQEGRRQIRRREQVRYGYRYTDLRGALVLEAVLELPAVDPEQALRRRQELLARRNATQPLELPNAGSVFKNPPGEYAGRLIEAAGLKGFRIGGAMVSDKHANFLVNTGSATAQDMRRLIEHVRQVVQERFGVELELEIELVGEGF from the coding sequence CTTGTTTTGGAGGCTCTGCGCAAGCTCACGCGGGGAGAAGTTCGGCTCCAGGAGCCGATGGCCCGACACACCTCGCTGCGCATTGGAGGTCCGGCCGACGTCTTTGTGGTGCCTCGCGACAAGGAGGACTCGGCTCAGATTGTCGAATGGCTCCAGAGCCGGGCGATACCGCATTTCATCCTGGGCCGGGGCACCAACATCCTGGTGGGCGATGCGGGGATCCGCGGCGTGGTCGTGGCGATCCAGGACAGCTTGGAGTACCTGCATATCGAGGGCGCGCGCGTGACCGTGGGCGCCGGCTACAGCCTGCCTAAACTCGTGCTTGAATGCCTGCGCCGCGGTCTGGGCGGTATTGAGGGCCTCGGTGGGGTGCCGGGCAGCGTGGGCGGGGCCGTGATCATGAACGCCGGCGCCTACGGGGTGGAGCTTTTCGATTACCTTTTGCACGTAGAGCTCATCCAAGAGGGGCGCCGACAGATACGCCGACGCGAGCAGGTCCGCTACGGGTATCGATACACAGACCTGCGGGGCGCTCTTGTGCTGGAGGCCGTGCTGGAGCTTCCCGCTGTGGACCCAGAACAGGCCCTTCGACGGCGACAAGAGCTGCTGGCTCGGCGCAACGCCACCCAGCCTCTGGAGTTGCCCAATGCGGGCAGCGTGTTCAAAAACCCTCCGGGGGAGTATGCGGGTCGGCTGATCGAAGCGGCTGGGCTGAAGGGGTTTCGGATCGGCGGGGCCATGGTCTCCGATAAGCACGCGAACTTCCTCGTAAACACCGGCTCGGCAACCGCCCAGGATATGCGGCGTCTTATCGAGCACGTACGTCAGGTGGTGCAGGAGCGCTTTGGTGTGGAGCTGGAGCTAGAAATCGAGCTTGTGGGGGAGGGGTTTTAG
- the ftsA gene encoding cell division protein FtsA gives MEGLVVGLDIGTTKVCALVAERDEWGHVNILGLGRAPSTGITRGVVTNIEQTVQAIRQAIQEAERAAGVEVRALYVGVAGEHISSSETRSIVTTRDGEIRQRDVERLLEDARRLLLPADRQILHLMPQEFIVDNHVVVQNPVGMAGIRLEGRFHVVTGLVTAVRNLQRCVERAGYEVADIVLQPLASSLAVLDPEERRAGVALVDIGGGTTDVAVFENNVIRYTAAIPFAGDSVTEDIRKVLHLLPEQAETLKIQYGCAMVDWVRDATQISIPGIGGRPPRTIQRSALAQVIQPRMEEIFELVYEQLRRSGYLRHLSAGVVLTGGGALLAGITELAQHKLGLEARVGLPVGVHGGMAQEVRSPMYATGVGLIHYALSQLPEGKGSPMRDQGRGLWRRFVERIGRWLEEL, from the coding sequence ATGGAAGGGTTGGTTGTGGGGCTGGATATAGGCACGACCAAGGTATGCGCCCTGGTGGCCGAACGCGACGAATGGGGCCACGTGAACATCCTGGGCCTCGGGCGAGCGCCTTCGACCGGGATCACCCGGGGGGTGGTGACCAACATCGAGCAGACCGTGCAGGCTATCCGGCAGGCCATACAGGAGGCTGAGCGCGCCGCAGGCGTTGAGGTGCGCGCCCTCTACGTGGGCGTGGCCGGAGAGCATATCAGCAGCTCCGAGACCCGCAGCATCGTCACTACGCGCGACGGGGAGATCCGACAGCGGGACGTAGAGCGGCTTCTGGAGGACGCGCGACGGCTGCTGCTGCCAGCCGACCGGCAGATCCTGCACCTCATGCCGCAGGAATTCATCGTCGACAACCACGTCGTCGTCCAGAACCCCGTCGGGATGGCTGGCATCCGGCTAGAGGGTCGCTTTCACGTAGTCACCGGTTTGGTTACGGCTGTGCGCAACCTGCAGCGCTGCGTAGAGCGGGCCGGATACGAAGTGGCCGATATCGTACTGCAGCCTCTGGCCTCCTCCTTGGCCGTGCTGGATCCCGAGGAGCGGCGCGCCGGGGTGGCTTTGGTAGACATCGGAGGAGGCACTACGGACGTGGCCGTCTTCGAAAACAACGTGATCCGCTACACGGCCGCCATCCCGTTTGCCGGAGATAGCGTGACCGAGGACATTCGTAAGGTGCTCCATCTGTTGCCGGAGCAAGCAGAAACGCTCAAAATCCAGTACGGCTGCGCAATGGTGGATTGGGTCCGCGACGCGACACAGATCTCTATTCCGGGCATCGGCGGCCGTCCGCCGCGGACGATACAGCGCAGCGCCTTGGCGCAGGTCATCCAGCCCCGAATGGAGGAGATCTTCGAGCTCGTCTATGAACAATTGCGCCGTTCCGGATACCTGCGCCATCTCTCCGCGGGTGTGGTTCTTACCGGAGGCGGGGCATTGCTGGCGGGTATCACGGAGCTGGCCCAACACAAGCTCGGCCTGGAAGCTCGTGTCGGCCTGCCTGTCGGGGTGCATGGCGGCATGGCCCAGGAGGTGCGCTCGCCCATGTACGCCACGGGCGTGGGACTGATCCACTACGCCTTAAGCCAGCTCCCCGAGGGCAAAGGGTCCCCGATGCGGGATCAGGGGAGGGGGCTTTGGAGGCGGTTTGTAGAGCGCATTGGACGATGGCTGGAGGAACTGTAA